A window of Oncorhynchus nerka isolate Pitt River linkage group LG4, Oner_Uvic_2.0, whole genome shotgun sequence contains these coding sequences:
- the zgc:114119 gene encoding mediator of RNA polymerase II transcription subunit 30-like — MATPLPQKGPGLAGMLSQQQQSHLPPGLGPGQPAMLPQGALREISPVFLCRIGQETVQDIVTRTMEIFQITRATQLPNGVTQSQAVYQDRFGKLQEHLRQLALLFRKLRLLYERCVEMTSDLQEEPSELVPYVREEMAPVRVEPCSPAVSQERLEVLEKMRQKNQEMKILMDQMRNLLWDVNAMLTLRK, encoded by the exons ATGGCTACACCCTTACCTCAAAAGGGGCCTGGTCTGGCTGGTATGctctcccagcagcagcagtcccACCTGCCCCCAGGCTTAGGCCCCGGCCAGCCTGCCATGCTCCCTCAGGGAGCCCTGAGAGAGATCtcccctgtgttcctctgtcgaATCGGCCAGGAGACCGTCCAGGACATCGTCACACGCACCATGGAGATCTTCCAGATCACACGAGCCACACAG TTGCCTAACGGGGTGACCCAGAGCCAGGCTGTGTATCAGGACCGCTTCGGGAAACTCCAGGAGCACCTCCGTCAGCTGGCCCTGCTTTTTCGCAAGCTCCGCCTTCTCTACGAGCGCTGTGTTGAGATGACCTCTGACCTGCAGGAAGAACCCTCAGAG CTGGTGCCATATGTAAGGGAGGAGATGGCCCCTGTGAGAGTGGAGCCCTGCAGTCCGGCTGTAAGCCAGGAGAGACTAGAAGTACTGGAG AAGATGAGGCAGAAAAACCAGGAGATGAAGATTCTGATGGACCAGATGAGGAACCTGTTATGGGACGTAAACGCAATGCTGACACTCAGGAAATGA